GCGGTTGCGGTTCAATGCACGTCGCCACCACCACGTCGGTCGCATCGCATAACCGCTGCTGCCCCCCTTACATGCATGGAACGCAGATGCGTCAAGGCACGGCCGTCGCGTCGCGGTCGATGCGTGCACACAATGGCAACTTTGGCACTCGTATCCTTCACCGTCGGGATCGGCCGGGCCGGCAGCCGCGTACGTGCCGCTGTCCTTGCCGGCTGCCTGTCCACCCCCGGACGGGACACTGGGCCCTGGCTGCCGCTCCATGGACGGACAAGTCCTTGACGTATGTCATCGCATGTCCGTCTTCCCGGCCGCCGAGCTCCGTCATCCTCATccgcgcgcccccctcccctataAATAACTGCCCACGCCGAGCCCTTCTGACACAGGCTTAGTACCACCACAGCAGCAGCCGATCGAGCAAACATTCCTgaccctcgtccctccctccctcctACGCATCCGGCCGGCATTCTTTACCTACCTGCTACAAGCTCTAGCCAACCTCACAGCTCGCGATCGCTGCTCTGCTAGTGTCTCGGATTCAGCAAATGGCGGCGATGAATGTGTCGAGGGCCATCGGCGCGGCGCTCCGGACCCCGGCCTCGTCaccggtggcggaggcggcggccgcggcgaaAGCCAAGGACGCCGAGAAGCTGCGCTTCATCGACGAGATGACCTGCAACGTCGACTCCGTGCAGGAGCGCGTCCTCGCCGAGATCCTCGCCCGGAACGTCGACACGGAGTACCTCAAGAACTGCGGCCTCGACGGCGCCGCCGACCGCGACGCCTTCCGGGCCAAGGTGCCGGTCGTGTCCTACGACGCTCTGCAGCCCTACATCCAGCGCATTGTCAACGGGGACCGGTCGCCGATCCTGTCCACGCACCCCGTCTCCGAGTTCCTCACCAGCTCCGGCACGTCGGCCGGCGAGCGCAAGCTCATGCCCACCATCAAGGACGAGCTCGACCGCCGCCAGCTCCTCTACAGCCTCCTGATGCCGGTCATGAACCTGTAAGTCGGCACTTGATGGCATTCCATGATCAAGTAATCTTGGGTGGCAGTCCAGAGCTAGAGATCAGCTACTGATTGATTGATCGATCGATCCAATGTTTCTTGCAGATATCTGTCCGGGCTCGACAAGGGGAAGGGCCTCTACTTCCTGTTCGTCAAGTCGGAGACCAAGACCCCGAGCGGCCTGACGGCGCGGCCGGTGCTCACCAGCTACTACAAGAGCGAGCAGTTCAAGAACCGCCCCTACGACCCCTACCACAACTACACCAGCCCGACGGCGGCCATCCTCTGCGCCGACGCCTTCCAGAGCATGTATGCTCAGATGGTGTGCGGGCTCTGCCAGCGCCACGAGGTGCTCCGCGTCGGCGCCGTGTTCGCCTCCGGCCTCCTGCGCGCGATCCGCTTCCTCCAGCTCAACTggaaggagctcgccgccgacatCGAGGCCGGCGCGCTCAGCCCACGCGTCACCGACGCGTCCGTGCGCGAGGCGGTCGCGGGCATCCTCCGGCCGGACCCCGAGCTCGCCCAGTTCGTCCGGGACGAGTGCTGCAACGACGACTGGGCCGGCATCGTCAGGCGCATTTGGCCCAACACCAAGTACCTCGACGTCATCGTCACCGGCGCCATGGCGCAGTACATCGGCACCCTCAAGTACTACAGCGGCGACCTGCCCATGGCGTGCACCATGTACGCGTCGTCGGAGTGCTACTTCGGGCTCAACCTCCGCCCGCTCTGCGACCCTTCGGAGGTGTCCTACACCATCATGCCCAACATGGGGTACTTCGAGTTCCTCCCCGTGGACTCGGCGACCGGCGCGGCGTCGTGCGTGGACGCGGGCAACCTGGTGGACCTTGCCCGCGTGGAGGCCGGGCGGGAGTACGAGCTGGTGATCACCACCTACGCCGGGCTGAACCGGTACCGCGTCGGCGACGTGCTCCGCGTGACGGGGTTCCACAACGCGGCGCCGCAGTTCCAGTTCGTCCGCCGCAAGAACGTGCTGCTGTCCATCGAGTCCGACAAGACCGACGAGGCGGAGCTGCAGCGCGCCGTGGAGCGCGCGTCGGCGCTTCTCCGCCCGCACGGCGCGTCCGTGGCGGAGTACACCAGCCAGGCGTGCACCAAGAGCATCCCGGGCCACTACGTGATCTACTGGGAGCTGCTGACGACGGGcgccggcgcggcgacggcggtggaCAAGGGCACGCTCGACGCCTGCTGCCTGGAGATGGAGGAGGCGCTGAACACGGTGTACAGGCAGAGCAGGGTGGCGGACGGCTCCATCGGGCCGCTCGAGATCCGGGTCGTCCGGGCCGGCACGTTCGAGGAGCTCATGGACTACGCCATCTCCCGGGGCGCCAGCATCAACCAGTACAAGGCCCCGCGCTGCGTGACGTTCCCGCCGATCATCGAGCTGCTGGACTCGCGCGTGGTGTCCAGCCACTTCAGCCCCGCGCTGCCGCACTGGACCCCGGCCCGGCGCTCCGACTAGagctcgtcgacggcgatcgccccACGAAGCACGACGGCGGCTCCGCCTGAATGAAAATTTTGGGTGTtgccgtcggcgtcggcgtcggcatcggctagtagtagcagtagcagtagaagaGCGAGAGTGAGTACGGTGCCACCTTTGATGCTAGGAATGAGGCTGGAATATGGTTAATGGTTGATGTAACAGTCGGATTACTGCGGGAGTATGATTAATGATTGATGGTTAATGGTTGATGTGCTTGTCTGTCTGTCTGTATCTATCTATCGGGAGTACTTACGTATGATTTGTTAATTAATCCACGGAACATGCCTCCAAAACCGTACTGTACTTGCAAGATATCTCCCCCAATTATTGTTCACTAGCCGACACCTGCATAGGCTAGTGGCCGACGCCGATTGTTCTTTCTTTCTTCGTTATCCTGCTTTTGGCCTTTCCGTTTTGCCACTGTGAGAGCTCGTTGCTGCTGCTCGTCGGAAAGTGTTAGCAAGAGGAGCACAAGTAACCGCGTCCCGTAGCTCATCGCCGCAATAATTGAGGCGTCCGCGGCTTCTCGCCGTCGATGGACTTGCACTGCTTCAAGGACGGCGGTAATCTGATCGTGAATGAGAGCTGTCTGGTAAGAGTTACGTAGATGCATTGTGCGATGTTGACGCTTGATTAGACCAGATGGGCTTGATGATCAGGCCATGACAAGCGTTGCCCATTGCTAAATCATGCATGCCGGACCCAAGCACGATCCTGCTGTCTGCGAGGGTCGGTCGTCAGGCCGTGTTTTTGTTTGAATGGTCTTCGGGGTACTGTTGTTGCTAGTACGAGCGGACCAGCTATGCTTTCTTGACTGCGCGGTCAGTGCTGTTGCGTCGCGTCTCCTCTGCTCGTTCTCCACCGAGTCCAGACTGAGACGATTTCTACTTGCATCGATCGCTCCCTTTGTCTTCTTTTCTCCCCAAAAGTTTTGTCTAAAAGGGAGTGACCGTCCCTGGTACGTTTGTTTCCCTGCTTCAGTGTTGGGTAGGAGTACGTGCGCTGTGACCTGCACTTTATGCAAAGTGACGGTGAGGAATCCTTGCTTGGAATGGAACCGTGCTCAAACGCTTTTCTAAGCCAAAGCGGTCAAGATTTGTGGGCAAGGCACACACGTGCATGCGTTCGTTGCGTCGCACGGCCTGCTTTGACCGCGTTAAACCGGCGCGGGGTCGCGATGGCTGGGTAAGATAAGAGCCCGCTCGCTCCACCACGGTGAAGACGAGTCCAGCACGCCATGCCTGTAGACTGATGTAATATACGGCTTCCACGATTGCGGCATGGGAGGGACGACCAAGAAAATCCCGCGGCCGGCCGGGCGTCGATCGATCCCGCGTATCGGCGGCCGCGCTGCGCACGGCGGGAATCGTCGCGTTGCCCGGCCGAGACACGGGCGCAGGTTCCCCTGCCGGGGTCACGCGCCGCTGCCTCCCCCTTGTGTTTTCGAGTCGCGTACGCCCACGCCGCACGGCGGCCGTGTCCGCGCATCTGGGGCCGTGCGGGGGAGGTCTCTATTCTATGACCACGAGCCCATGACGCTGCCCGCGCCGGGCCGCGTTTGACTaaggccaactccatcgcgcgaccTCAAACGGACGTTCATTTTGTGCAGATTCTGTTCGTTTGGGTAAGGATTTGAGGTCGTGTCCGGACGTGTTCTGGGATGCGATGGTCGTGCGTCCaccgcgcggacgcatcccggccgcatcctgtccgcgtattatttctttgcaagtccttaactTTATTTCATCATTCATTTTTAGTACATGGAAAATgcatcatcacattttgactagtaaagcaagacaaaaaaataagaacaacaagaatacattttaaaagatagccaacttccataactgccTCCTTGAGTTGGGTTAGAGacttctcgatgcactcattgctgatctgtggaggaggctcgatctggcatcctcctttcttcttcaagccagaagtagatgttgcttcctcagacctagtctcgtgtctagcctctaatctagcaacaagtgcacttgtctcatttacagcctctatgctagctaaaagtgcacgaacatgtactaaatttcgctctatcaatatatcgatgtactcttcttcccaataccaaaacttgcatccattctacgcaacaaaatttgaagttagcacaactagtcaaatctagagcacaaaccgaagctaaaaaaaGCGCATatcccatcgtttaagcacttgatgaacacccatccgggatgttccggcgttgtagagacgcggcgcacgaccatccttgggcagtggtcgcacttaatgagtggcaacggtgcgccggcgagcttttgagcaagcaccgagcccggccggccgccattcgtgtatctgTCGGCGGCccaccgacggtgcagatccgagcggctagaggagccACTGccgcatgtggccttgcggccctgccagggccttccggcgaggtgcccgACAAGTCCATGGCGCGGCCAGGCCTCCCACAACCggccgagctcaagaccgaccggatccgccccaaaacCGGCCGGCAggtgcgcaaaccaggtggccgtggttgggtagctcggcgaCGCCGAGGGGAAAGGGTTGGGCGAGCTCGCGTCTGAactgcacggctgcaatggcagcggcggcggcggcggcagcgaggggaagagtggggaagagtggagggggtgcggccggagggagggaggggggcagATAAAAAAAGGCTCGTCTTGTACCatcgacgggcgggccaggggaggacacgcgcagactatccgcgcgtccgcgtggtgtccgtttcaccccaaaagcggcaCAAACTTGGGtcgcggatgggtcgaaagcggacataaAGCGGACAAAAATCCATTTGCTCCCGCACGCTGGGCTTCTTTTTTTTGTCTCTTTTATCCTTAACGAACGAGGCCGGACAGGATAGAGTCGTGCGTTTGACTTGGCCtaatggctttgtggctctgtccCGTGCACGACGCGACGCTGCCTTGACACGCAACAGCTGTCTGCTCCTTTCTTTATGTATGTATAAGCGTCGCGTCGCACGGATCGTGCGGTGTCGCAGTCGCAGAAACAGCTGACATCGACTGAGCGGAGCGGCGTAGCTATCCTCAGATTCTGCTAACGTTGATCGGGCTTGGATATTTGCACGGAGGAAGGCGGCAGAAATCACTGTTTTGACCTAAGGACGAAATCGATTCACAAACTGAACTGTTCTGAAAAAAATTCACCCAACTGACCTTTTTATGTGGCGCCCGACAACTAGgcgtcacactacactgtgcagcgcCTAATACACAGGCGCTACACATCTGGACAGCGTGGCACCCCGAAGCCAGGCCTAACCCCACCCCTGATGGTGCAGCGCCTAGGCGAAAGGCGCTACACTATCATGTGCAGCGCCTAGACGAAAGACGCTACACATGCACTTACTAACCGCCTCGGGGCAACAGAGAGCAAagctaaaaattgctaagtcagtgtgcagcccCTGAGAGCTAGGCGCTACACGATACAGTGTAGCGCCTAACGTCTAGGCGCTGCAAGATTGATCCACCGCATGTGGCCTGACCGGCTGAGCTGTAAACGCATAGGGCGTGGCGTGACATGACATGCACGGTCAAAATTTGAGTTACTACCTGCACTTGCCCTGCCTTGCTCGCAGTAGGTAGATATGCCATGCGATGAATCTATCCCTACTACTGGTAAGTTCTGTTGCGCATTTACTGTTTACGTACGCACTGCCCTGCAGTGGCTAGTAGCAACAGCTCTGCGCTTCCGTTTTACTGTTACCACCACGGGCCGGCCTACACTATTCTTGATTAACTACACTGGCTAGATGCTAGTTGTACTCCACTGCTCAATGCCTGGTCATTACTGAAGGAGAGACAAAATCTGGCGAAACTAAACGGAAATATACTACTCTCTCCAGCGCGCGCTCACTCTTGTTGATCTTTGGCTACATATTCCTTTTATTTAATCGATCCATGCACATATGCTCGTTCTGATCATACCCCGGGCTCTTTTTTTCTTTCTAAGAAGATCATTTGATCTGATTGCATAGTGGCCGACACATAACAGGGATGGAGAAAATCCGCGGTGACCGTCCAAGGGTCCGTGCTTGCTTGCTTTTAACCGCAGGAGCATGGGTGTACAAATACGTGACCAGCAGCCAGTCTCTGCCCCTGAGCCAACCAACCTGCAGATCAACCACAGCAGGTAGTAACTCAAATTCGGACCGTGCATGTCATGGCATGTCAGGTCACGCCGCGCCCTATGCGTTTAAGCTCGCCGGTCAGGCCACGCGTGGTGGATCAATCAATTTTTAGTCTTGCTCTCTGTTGCCCCCGAGATGGTTAGTAAGTGCATGTGTAGCGCCTTTCGTCTAGGCGCTGCACATGATAGTGTAGCGCCTTTCGCCTAGGCGCTGCACCATCAGGGGTGGGGCCAGGCCTGGCTCCGGGGTGCCACGCTGTCCAGATGTATAGCGCCTGTGTGTTAGGCGCTGcatagtgtagtgtggcgcctagctatCGGGCGCCACATAAAAAGGTCAGTTGGGTGAATTTTTTCTCAGAACAGTTCAGTTTGTGAATTGATTTCGTCCTTAGGTCAAAACAATGATTTCTGCCGAGGAAGGCTTGATTCTGGCAAATGGATGCCAGTGTTCACGTCTGGCTTGGACAAGATGGCAGGAACGCGCATATCTATCCTCGGTGTGTGTTTTGCATGGTTCTTCTTCTTTCTTATTTTTCACGTATGATTAATGACAAACCAGTTAAATAAATAATGTGTTTGTAACTATACACGGGTGATAGTTTTTGAGGATTGGGTTAACCAGTGGGGGACGGTTGTGGCGGAGCTAGCAAATTCTCGAAGCGTGACCACAATGTAACCTAAAGTACTCTCTCGATCCATTATCTAGATGTATTAGGTACATCCGTCTGAGCGATAATCAATATGGTTTGGACGGAATACTTCACTTTGATATACTATAAGGACCATATTTGAATAATGTCATGTGTGTATTATACACAATCACACACAAATGTTTCATAAAACATAAAATTTACCAAAAATCTAAAAACAACTAGGAAAAGGGAAAAACTTGGGAACAGCTGGCTGATCCAGCACAGGGCATCCGCCGCCTTCAGCACATGACGCGTGTCCGGTGTGTGGCTCGTGCACCGCACCATAGTATTCTCCGGCGTTGTCACAACTAGGTCTTCGTTGTAATTTTTTTGCAACATCACCTCTATTGCAAAAGTTGCTTCCGCAACAACACCTATGTTGCAAAAAAGTGAAGACGTAAAAACAATCTGCAACAAAACCTCTCTTGCAAAAGAAATGTACAACATAACCTTTATTGCAAAAGGTTTTGCAGCAAGACTTTTGTTCCGAAAGGGAACTCGCAACACGGCATTTAGTGCAAAACTGAGAACAACGCTCAGCCACGAGATTATGCCGGATCTAACGGCTCGCAACCCGGCGGATCTTCTAAAAAGATCCACCGATGCGTAGCATGTCCCTTACAAAAACTCGCCAAATATTAGTCACATGAATACATGATGAATCCTCAACCTTGCCAAATTTGGAAAAAGTATTTGTGAGTGAAAAgaaatcacgaatttgaaaaaagttcacgcatTTGAAGAAAAatttcacggatttgaaaaagcTTTGCACATtttagaaatgttcatgaatttggaaaaaagttcaaaaatttgaAGAAAGTCCGaggatttgaaaaaatattcatgcattaGAAAAAAACAGTacatgaatttgaaatatttcacaAAGTTAAGAAAAAGTTtaagaatttgaaaaaaatatttcaatttggaaaagttcacaaatttgaaaaaatattgaaaaactaaaaactaaaaccAAAATATATAaaagagaggaagaaggagaggagcGTTTTAGCTCCCGAGATCAGATGAGCCCGTGAGTGAACAGTAACGCGATTTAAAAtagaaaacaaattaaaaaaatctaATTTTTTGTGGTGAAAGATGTTTGAGTGTGTGATGTCTGTGCCAAATTTGGATAAGTTTGAGCATTCGAGAAGCTCGTGACAAAAAAACAATTCAGGTCTGAGAGAAACATTTGAAAAACAACATTGTTCATGCTTGGATTTGCCTTTTTTGCCGCGTGCTACTCCATTGTCCAATAATCGCCAAATTTTGCATGAACATCTTGCACATGCCCGTCTTGCTtgcaaaaaaatcagaatttttttctattttaaaTCGCATTACTGTTCACCAGGCTCAGATGAGCCCGGGCACCGAGATGGATTTTCCAGGAAGAAGCACACTTAACGAACGCGGTACAACGGGCAGTTGTATGTTGCGTTGAGAAAGGATGAACCACTCCAGAAAAGGAGTCTATTTATTTTCTCCCAATTGGCTGGATTGTAGGGTCGAGAATTTAGTTCACGGGAAGGTCTCTAGTTCAAGTCCATGATGGCCTGGCCGCGCGAGGGAACAAAATAGAAAAAGCATCCAACTCTTTTATGCATACTTCActtggctcgggggggggggggatata
The window above is part of the Triticum aestivum cultivar Chinese Spring chromosome 2A, IWGSC CS RefSeq v2.1, whole genome shotgun sequence genome. Proteins encoded here:
- the LOC123188079 gene encoding indole-3-acetic acid-amido synthetase GH3.8, encoding MAAMNVSRAIGAALRTPASSPVAEAAAAAKAKDAEKLRFIDEMTCNVDSVQERVLAEILARNVDTEYLKNCGLDGAADRDAFRAKVPVVSYDALQPYIQRIVNGDRSPILSTHPVSEFLTSSGTSAGERKLMPTIKDELDRRQLLYSLLMPVMNLYLSGLDKGKGLYFLFVKSETKTPSGLTARPVLTSYYKSEQFKNRPYDPYHNYTSPTAAILCADAFQSMYAQMVCGLCQRHEVLRVGAVFASGLLRAIRFLQLNWKELAADIEAGALSPRVTDASVREAVAGILRPDPELAQFVRDECCNDDWAGIVRRIWPNTKYLDVIVTGAMAQYIGTLKYYSGDLPMACTMYASSECYFGLNLRPLCDPSEVSYTIMPNMGYFEFLPVDSATGAASCVDAGNLVDLARVEAGREYELVITTYAGLNRYRVGDVLRVTGFHNAAPQFQFVRRKNVLLSIESDKTDEAELQRAVERASALLRPHGASVAEYTSQACTKSIPGHYVIYWELLTTGAGAATAVDKGTLDACCLEMEEALNTVYRQSRVADGSIGPLEIRVVRAGTFEELMDYAISRGASINQYKAPRCVTFPPIIELLDSRVVSSHFSPALPHWTPARRSD